A genome region from Erigeron canadensis isolate Cc75 chromosome 3, C_canadensis_v1, whole genome shotgun sequence includes the following:
- the LOC122592261 gene encoding cysteine-rich repeat secretory protein 38-like has product MEKLILCTIMLIVIMITNWFGYADSQLHVGSGCSQSENTNVSNNPVYQANLRTLLTSLATNVPLKDGFFYNASVGNTSDDRVYGLAWCRGDVSPDTCSECLNNTIRVPLEECPESKGLVLWYNTCSLRFKNESFFGELWNESSSATYGGNGLDDPSVFSAGFSMMESLVRNVSNNAPILMFYSSLLDFGGRERYGLSQCSRDLSNLDCRNCLEELLTTYKTYVLNRTGWEMQGMSCGMWYEMRGLNPSPNASGTSFKHKVEMILALVAFLVFF; this is encoded by the coding sequence ATGGAGAAGTTAATATTATGCACAATAATGTTGATTGTAATAATGATCACTAATTGGTTTGGTTATGCAGACAGTCAACTCCATGTGGGTTCCGGATGTTCACAATctgagaacacaaatgtcagTAATAATCCTGTCTACCAAGCAAACCTTAGAACCCTTTTAACTTCATTAGCTACAAACGTCCCTCTTAAAGACGGTTTCTTCTATAATGCTAGTGTTGGAAATACTTCAGATGACCGGGTTTATGGTCTGGCGTGGTGTCGAGGGGACGTTTCTCCTGACACATGCTCCGAGTGTTTGAACAACACCATTCGTGTACCTTTAGAAGAGTGCCCTGAAAGCAAAGGCTTGGTGTTATGGTATAATACGTGTAGTTTAAGGTTCAAGAACGAAAGTTTCTTTGGCGAGCTTTGGAATGAGTCGTCGTCAGCAACTTATGGTGGCAACGGGCTTGATGACCCTTCCGTGTTTTCTGCAGGGTTCTCGATGATGGAAAGTTTAGTCAGGAATGTTTCTAATAATGCACCAATATTAATGTTCTATTCCAGCCTTCTTGATTTTGGTGGTAGAGAGAGATACGGGTTGAGTCAGTGTAGCCGAGATTTGAGCAACTTGGATTGCCGAAATTGCTTGGAGGAGCTTCTAACGACTTATAAGACGTATGTGTTGAATCGGACGGGGTGGGAGATGCAAGGAATGAGTTGTGGCATGTGGTATGAGATGCGGGGGTTGAATCCGAGCCCGAATGCTTCCGGTACATCTTTCAAGCACAAAGTAGAGATGATCTTGGCTTTAGTAGCGTTTCTTGTGTTCTTTTGA
- the LOC122592262 gene encoding cysteine-rich receptor-like protein kinase 6, with protein sequence MYSLIILVLFLTIICNYNNIPATAQEDFWGQYCGDSGNYTRNSAYQQNLDDVLYSLTGTNNGFGYYNSTSGQADAAALCRGDIEPETCRRCVDDATRRLRQVCPVQTEAGGWYDACLLSYWNRSTGSSSLAYLGFNINNVSDSGFVEWNRSVTNLIGVLRPEAAGGGSLRKYASGNMTVSGSSMTIYGMMQCTPDMSNTECNDCLGVRMNMIRRFNTSVGARSYTNRCLIRYETYPFFNSTWFPAPPAPSGPLLPESEVGFRDGSPEDSKHGRDDDDTGEMNSFNLGTILLATNNFSMESKLGEGGFGPVYKGKLQDGRDIAVKRLSRNSGQGLVEFKTEVQLIIKLQHKNLVRLLGYCVKGSERLLIYEFMANNSLDTFLFDANKCKELDWAKRATIVIGIAKGLRYLHEDSRLKIIHRDMKSSNILLDNEMNSKISDFGTARIFGGNQMEAATNRIVGTYGYMAPEYAMEGIFSTKSDVYSFGVLLLEIVSGQRNNRFTYQGQPQNFLSTAWRLWKENKGEQLIDNRITQNFPTGEALKWINIALLCVQEDPQDRPTMSTVVFMLEGQWSANLPTPSEPPLSFARFAAISEQSTTTTTVDDTVNRSINLTGSTTAST encoded by the exons ATGTATTCCCTGATCATCTTGGTTTTGTTTCTTACAATAAtatgtaattataataatattccAGCAACCGCACAAGAGGATTTCTGGGGACAATATTGCGGTGACTCCGGCAACTACACACGAAACTCTGCTTACCAACAAAACCTGGACGACGTCCTCTACTCGTTGACAGGTACAAACAACGGGTTTGGGTACTACAACTCCACGTCAGGACAAGCTGACGCAGCCGCCCTTTGTCGTGGAGACATCGAGCCAGAAACTTGTAGGCGATGTGTTGACGATGCTACTCGGAGGTTAAGACAAGTTTGTCCTGTTCAAACCGAGGCGGGCGGATGGTACGATGCGTGTCTGTTAAGCTACTGGAATCGTTCCACGGGTAGTTCTAGCCTTGCTTACCTTGGTTTTAACATAAATAATGTTTCGGATTCCGGTTTTGTTGAGTGGAATCGATCCGTCACGAACTTGATTGGAGTGCTGCGACCCGAGGCTGCAGGAGGCGGGTCGTTACGGAAATATGCCTCTGGGAACATGACAGTTTCGGGTTCGTCTATGACAATATATGGGATGATGCAGTGTACTCCTGATATGTCAAACACTGAATGCAATGATTGCTTAGGTGTTCGGATGAACATGATTCGACGATTCAATACAAGTGTGGGAGCAAGGAGTTACACGAATCGCTGTCTTATTCGGTATGAGACGTATCCGTTCTTCAATTCGACTTGGTTTCCAGCCCCGCCAGCACCTTCAG GTCCATTGCTACCAGAGTCTGAAGTCGGTTTTCGTGATGGTTCACCCGAAGATAGTAAGCATGGAAGGGACGATGACGACACTGGAGAGATGAACTCATTTAATCTAGGTACCATACTACTTGCTACCAACAATTTCTCAATGGAGAGTAAGCTTGGAGAAGGTGGTTTTGGTCCTGTTTATAAg GGTAAACTACAGGATGGAAGAGATATTGCTGTAAAACGGCTATCCAGGAATTCTGGGCAAGGTCTGGTAGAGTTCAAGACCGAAGTTCAATTAATTATAAAGCTTCAACACAAGAATCTAGTTCGGCTTTTAGGTTACTGTGTTAAAGGATCTGAACGGCTTCTCATCTATGAGTTCATGGCTAACAACAGTCTCGACACATTCCTTTTTG ATGCTAACAAGTGTAAGGAATTGGACTGGGCTAAGCGCGCCACCATTGTAATTGGAATTGCAAAAGGTCTTCGGTACCTACACGAAGACTCACGCCTTAAGATTATTCATCGGGACATGAAATCAAGCAATATTCTTTTGGACAATGAAATGAACTCAAAAATTTCGGATTTTGGCACTGCTCGGATTTTTGGAGGCAATCAAATGGAAGCTGCCACCAATAGAATCGTCGGGACTTA TGGATATATGGCACCCGAATATGCAATGGAAGGTATATTCTCCACAAAATCAGACGTCTACAGTTTTGGCGTGTTGTTGTTAGAAATCGTTTCTGGACAACGAAACAACAGGTTCACTTACCAAGGCCAGCCACAAAATTTTCTCTCAACT GCATGGCGCTTATGGAAAGAAAACAAAGGAGAGCAGTTGATAGATAATCGCATAACCCAGAACTTTCCCACTGGAGAAGCTCTTAAATGGATCAACATTGCGTTATTATGCGTCCAAGAAGACCCTCAAGACCGCCCAACCATGTCAACTGTTGTTTTCATGCTCGAAGGTCAATGGTCTGCGAACCTTCCAACCCCATCAGAACCACCATTGTCGTTTGCCAGATTTGCTGCCATTTCAGAACAGAGTACTACTACAACTACAGTTGATGATACTGTGAACCGCTCCATCAATCTAACCGGTTCCACCACCGCTTCTACCTAA
- the LOC122592263 gene encoding cysteine-rich repeat secretory protein 38-like, translating to MKSPFIIIASILIQIIHFTTAQSILFNNKYPIIRCQSTFNNITLTTAYKTNIITALTSVTSAVTSNYGFKKTTVDGESPNRVTAAAICRGDIDSESCKKCITNSSITLTQNCPNRIEALVWNMNCSLLYSNRTHTSTFYNRPYGKILSYVNASSDLIVYYKEALRGLAARLRIEAAGGNSLRKFATGDVVFGQPAALERIYAMVQCTPDLSSFDCNSCLSVVFREAQGCCDADVDVSVYYTSCFIRYSNKSFYNDPPLISLPSSGAFIS from the coding sequence ATGAAATCCCCTTTCATAATTATTGCATCAATCCTCATACAAATCATTCATTTCACAACAGCCCAATCAATATTATTCAACAACAAATACCCCATCATCCGATGCCAGTCAACCTTCAATAATATAACATTAACAACCGCCTACAAAACAAACATCATAACAGCCCTCACTTCCGTTACCTCCGCCGTTACATCAAACTACGGCTTTAAGAAAACCACTGTTGACGGCGAAAGCCCAAACAGGGTCACGGCTGCCGCAATCTGTCGCGGTGACATCGATTCCGAATCATGTAAAAAGTGTATAACTAACTCATCTATCACACTGACACAAAACTGTCCTAACCGGATCGAAGCGTTGGTATGGAACATGAACTGTAGTTTGCTATATTCAAACCGTACGCACACATCCACTTTTTATAACCGGCCTTATGGCAAGATTTTAAGCTATGTGAACGCGTCGTCGGatttaattgtttattataaGGAGGCTTTGAGGGGTTTAGCTGCGAGGCTACGGATAGAAGCTGCTGGTGGAAACTCTTTACGCAAATTTGCCACGGGAGACGTGGTTTTTGGACAGCCGGCGGCTTTAGAAAGGATTTACGCTATGGTACAATGTACACCGGATTTGTCTTCGTTTGACTGTAATTCGTGCTTGTCGGTTGTGTTTAGAGAAGCTCAGGGATGTTGTGATGCTGATGTTGATGTTTCGGTTTATTATACGAGTTGTTTTATTCGGTATTCGAATAAGTCGTTTTATAATGATCCCCCGTTGATCTCATTGCCGTCTTCTGGTGCGTTCATTTCTTGA
- the LOC122591077 gene encoding cysteine-rich receptor-like protein kinase 10 → MHSEGNGNSSKMVYVIISVPCVSVGLASIGLYFLIMKARKKKNNANRSALSSLLKRHHSAKLAQTGSAEMEISTVGSIQFDLRTIEAATKNFCIENKIGEGGFGPVYKGVLANGMEVAVKRLSKSSGQGSHEFVNEVILMAKLQHRNLVRMLGFCLEDDEKLLIYDYISNKSLDYFLFDPNRNGPLDWPKRYKIIEGIAKGMLYLHQDSRLRIIHRDLKSSNILLDLEMNAKISDFGIARIFGVDQTQANTKRIVGTYGYMSPEYAVHGHFSVKSDVFAFGVVVLEIITGKKSSSFFDQEDRDDLPHFAWKKWMEGTTMDLMDPTMVETCSDDEAVRCINIGLLCVQEDVDARPSMSYVLNMLNNYSITLPSPKRPPHYLFIRPESYISTCKSVPRSTDESMITTIHPR, encoded by the exons ATGCATTCAGAAGGAAATGGGAACTCATCAAAAATGGTTTACGTGATCATTTCTGTTCCATGTGTTTCTGTTGGGCTAGCCAGTATTGGTTTATATTTTCTCATTATGAAAGCtaggaagaaaaagaataatGCTAATAGGAGCGCCCTTTCATCTCTACTAAAGAGACACCACAGTGCAAAATTAGCCCAAACCGGGTCAG CTGAAATGGAAATTAGTACAGTAGGATCCATACAGTTTGATCTGCGTACCATTGAAGCAGCCACCAAGAACTTTTGCATTGAAAACAAGATTGGTGAAGGAGGTTTTGGCCCTGTTTATAAG GGTGTTCTTGCCAATGGAATGGAAGTCGCTGTCAAGAGATTATCAAAATCATCCGGACAAGGCTCACATGAGTTTGTAAACGAAGTCATTTTGATGGCAAAGCTCCAACATCGAAATCTTGTTAGGATGTTAGGATTTTGCCTTGAAGACGACGAGAAGTTACTAATCTATGATTACATTTCCAACAAAAGTCTCGACTACTTCCTTTTTG ATCCAAATAGGAATGGGCCCTTAGATTGGCCAAAACGCTATAAAATCATTGAAGGAATTGCTAAAGGAATGCTTTATTTACATCAAGATTCACGGCTAAGAATCATCCATCGTGATCTAAAATCTAGCAATATCTTGCTAGACCTGGAGATGAATGCTAAAATTTCTGATTTTGGGATAGCAAGGATCTTTGGAGTGGATCAAACTCAAGCCAACACCAAACGAATTGTTGGAACATA TGGCTACATGTCTCCTGAGTATGCAGTTCATGGACATTTTTCTGTGAAGTCGGATGTATTTGCTTTTGGTGTTGTAGTCCTTGAGATCATCACAGGAAAGAAAAGTTCAAGCTTTTTTGATCAAGAAGATCGTGATGATCTTCCACATTTT GCTTGGAAGAAATGGATGGAAGGAACAACAATGGACCTTATGGATCCAACAATGGTTGAAACTTGTTCGGATGATGAAGCAGTGAGATGTATAAACATTGGGTTGCTATGTGTGCAAGAAGATGTGGATGCAAGGCCTTCTATGTCTTATGTTTTGAACATGCTCAACAATTATTCCATCACTCTGCCATCTCCTAAAAGACCTCCCCATTATCTTTTTATTAGACCCGAGTCATATATTTCGACTTGCAAGTCTGTTCCTAGATCAACAGATGAATCGATGATTACAACCATACATCCACGGTAA
- the LOC122591076 gene encoding cysteine-rich receptor-like protein kinase 10: MKSSSFIILSLLILQHFLSFTAGQINYFPIFRCRASAGNFTANSTYGTNLKTALDSLVSASTNYGFYNTSAGEPPYTVSATTLCRGDIGSEACQSCIQSSITLLRQNCPYQMEALVWTSNCSISYSNRTYTSTVSARPNAKVSGTINATNIDIFDKALRDLAGSLRALTAGGNLLRKFSTGDVVYGPGLGKIYFMMQCTPDLSPFDCNSCLSIVFREAQGCCDGDIDVGVFFPSCYVRYSNVSFYNDPPAISLPSPPPMPATSEGKGKSSKIIYVIVPVASVSLGLVIIGGICFLVIKARQKNITSKKETGSAFSTLLMSENKTNSANLAQAGSAEIMDMGTIGSLQFDLDSIREATNNFLDDNKIGEGGFGPVYKGVFASGVEVAVKRLSKSSGQGSLEFINEVILMAKLQHRNLVRLLGFSLEAEEKLLIYEYVSNKSLDYFLFDPNRHGHLDWPKRYKIIGGITRGMLYLHEDSRLRIIHRDLKASNILLDVNMNAKISDFGLARIVGVDQTEANTNRIVGTYGYMSPEYAVHGHFSVKSDVFAFGVVMLEIISGQKSSRFYNQDSIEDLPHFAWKKWMEGTAMELMDPTMVETCSEAEVMRCINIGLLCVQEDVDARPFMAYVLNMLNNYSITLPSPTRPPHYLPKVHTSYFSSSKSVPKSADQSLITEIHPR; encoded by the exons ATGAAATCATCAAGTTTTATAATTCTATCTCTTCTAATTCTAcaacattttctttctttcaccGCCGGCCAAATAAACTATTTCCCTATTTTCCGGTGCAGAGCATCAGCCGGCAACTTCACGGCTAACTCAACGTACGGAACCAATCTCAAAACTGCCCTAGATTCCCTCGTATCCGCCTCGACTAACTATGGTTTCTACAACACATCCGCTGGTGAACCTCCGTACACTGTCAGCGCCACAACCCTCTGTCGTGGCGATATCGGATCAGAAGCATGTCAAAGCTGTATCCAAAGTTCAATCACTCTCCTTAGACAAAACTGTCCGTACCAAATGGAAGCCTTAGTTTGGACCTCAAACTGTAGCATAAGCTATTCAAATCGTACTTATACATCAACCGTCTCAGCTCGGCCCAATGCTAAAGTGTCGGGTACTATAAACGCAACGAATATCGACATTTTTGATAAAGCGTTGAGAGATTTAGCTGGGTCATTACGTGCGCTAACTGCTGGAGGAAACTTGCTACGCAAGTTTTCTACAGGGGATGTTGTTTATGGACCGGGCTTGGGGAAAATATACTTTATGATGCAATGTACTCCGGATCTGTCGCCTTTTGATTGTAATTCGTGTTTGTCGATTGTGTTTAGGGAAGCTCAAGGATGCTGCGATGGTGATATTGATGTTGGTGTCTTTTTTCCTAGTTGTTACGTCAGGTATTCGAATGTTTCGTTCTATAATGATCCTCCGGCAATCTCTCTGCCGTCCCCACCACCGATGCCGGCAACTTCAG AGGGAAAGGGGAAGTCATCAAAAATCATATACGTCATTGTCCCGGTTGCATCGGTTTCTCTTGGGCTTGTTATCATTGGCGGCATATGTTTTCTTGTTATAAAAGCAAGGCAAAAGAATATTACCTCAAAGAAAGAAACTGGGAGTGCGTTTTCAACACTACTGATGAGCGAAAACAAGACGAATAGTGCTAACTTAGCACAAGCTGGGTCAG ctGAAATAATGGACATGGGTACAATCGGATCTTTACAATTTGATTTGGATTCCATTAGAGAAGCTACAAACAATTTCTTAGATGATAACAAGATTGGTGAAGGCGGGTTTGGTCCGGTTTATAAG GGTGTTTTTGCAAGTGGAGTGGAAGTCGCTGTAAAGAGACTATCAAAATCATCTGGACAAGGCTCACTTGAATTTATAAACGAAGTTATATTGATGGCTAAGCTTCAACATCGAAATCTTGTGAGGCTTTTAGGGTTTTCCCTGGAAGCAGAAGAGAAATTACTCATCTACGAATATGTGTCCAACAAAAGTCTTGACTACTTTCTTTTTG ATCCAAACAGACATGGACACTTAGATTGGCCGAAACGCTACAAAATCATAGGAGGAATTACTAGAGGAATGCTTTATTTGCATGAAGATTCACGACTACGAATCATCCATCGTGATCTAAAAGCCAGCAATATCTTGCTAGATGTAAATATGAATGCCAAGATTTCTGATTTTGGTTTAGCGAGGATAGTTGGAGTGGATCAAACCGAAGCAAACACAAATAGAATTGTAGGAACATA TGGTTACATGTCCCCTGAGTATGCGGTACACGGACATTTTTCTGTGAAGTCAGACGTATTTGCTTTTGGTGTCGTTATGTTGGAGATCATTTCTGGGCAAAAAAGTTCGCGTTTTTATAATCAAGATAGCATTGAAGATCTTCCTCATTTT GCATGGAAAAAATGGATGGAAGGAACTGCAATGGAGCTTATGGATCCTACAATGGTTGAAACTTGCTCTGAAGCTGAAGTCATGAGATGCATCAACATCGGGCTGTTATGTGTGCAAGAAGATGTGGATGCAAGACCTTTTATGGCTTATGTTTTGAACATGCTCAACAATTACTCTATAACTCTTCCATCTCCCACCAGACCTCCACATTATCTTCCTAAAGTACACACATCGTATTTTTCAAGTAGTAAGTCTGTCCCAAAGTCAGCAGATCAGTCGCTAATCACTGAAATACATCCAAGATAA